From one Solanum lycopersicum chromosome 12, SLM_r2.1 genomic stretch:
- the LOC104645116 gene encoding agamous-like MADS-box protein AGL80: MSRRKVKIENDTQRRATYKKRQKVAFKKGQELSILCDCEVASVRYSEYHTEPVVYPNYQAALDTYNKFKALSSSAQSKHMMTTEEFIKKIIDKKKDQLYKLQRENDLKEKTNMMHEVARGKNISKDINGNDLNDLMYAMKRNLEMFRKLKIKVDEEGSTLYASQPISSDSPVSTVPLASPSIVSSGTNREGPRSPQWSLKWLK; this comes from the coding sequence ATGTCAAGAAGAAAAGTTAAGATTGAAAATGATACTCAAAGAAGAGCCACATATAAGAAGAGACAAAAAGTAGCCTTTAAAAAGGGTCAAGAACTTAGTATTCTTTGTGATTGTGAAGTAGCTAGCGTCAGATATAGTGAGTACCACACAGAACCTGTGGTATATCCAAATTATCAAGCTGCACTAGACACTTATAATAAGTTTAAGGCACTTTCATCATCCGCTCAGTCAAAACACATGATGACGACAGAAGagtttattaagaaaattatagatAAGAAGAAAGACCAATTATACAAGTTACAGAGAGAAAACGATCTCAAAGAAAAGACCAATATGATGCATGAAGTGGcaagaggaaaaaatatttccaaGGACATAAATGGTAATGATCTTAATGATCTAATGTATGCCATGAAAAGAAACTTGGAAATGTTTCGCAAGTTGAAAATTAAAGTTGATGAAGAGGGTTCCACTTTGTATGCCTCTCAACCAATTTCTAGTGATTCTCCAGTATCGACTGTTCCTTTAGCTTCTCCATCGATAGTTTCTAGTGGAACCAACCGCGAGGGTCCAAGATCTCCTCAATGGTCCCTGAAGTGGctcaaataa